One window of the Bacillota bacterium genome contains the following:
- a CDS encoding glutaconate CoA-transferase has protein sequence MAEVTPMEMIAYTGSRVLQDESIVFVGTGLPIIAAMHAQYTHAPNLLMIYEAGSLAPILEMGMPLSVGDTRAARKATYLKGLCGVFELTQRGYSDFAFIGGAQIDMYGNICSTIQGEDYRQPQVRFPGSGGAGAMAANCEKTIAIMALEKRRFVKQLDFVTSIGYGDGSPDYRDKAGVMGSGPYRVITNQALFGFDEETRRMKLLEVMPGVTTQEIQDLVGFELIIPSDVKEMKLPTEEDLTLLRDKIDAEGYFLKRQVKK, from the coding sequence ATGGCTGAAGTTACTCCAATGGAAATGATTGCTTATACTGGCTCCAGAGTTTTGCAGGACGAGTCTATTGTGTTTGTTGGAACCGGCCTGCCAATTATTGCGGCGATGCATGCCCAGTATACACATGCTCCTAATCTTTTAATGATATACGAGGCAGGTTCATTGGCACCGATACTGGAAATGGGTATGCCTTTATCGGTAGGGGATACCAGGGCGGCTCGCAAGGCTACTTACCTGAAGGGACTTTGTGGTGTTTTCGAGTTGACACAGAGAGGTTACTCTGATTTTGCCTTTATCGGCGGCGCACAAATTGATATGTATGGAAACATTTGCTCAACCATTCAGGGTGAGGATTACAGGCAGCCTCAGGTTCGCTTCCCCGGCAGTGGTGGAGCAGGCGCTATGGCAGCCAACTGTGAAAAGACAATTGCTATTATGGCTCTGGAAAAAAGGAGATTTGTAAAGCAGTTAGACTTTGTGACCAGTATTGGCTATGGAGACGGTTCGCCGGATTATAGGGATAAAGCAGGAGTAATGGGTTCCGGTCCTTACAGGGTTATAACTAACCAGGCTCTGTTTGGTTTTGACGAGGAAACCAGGAGAATGAAGCTTCTGGAAGTTATGCCAGGGGTGACAACGCAAGAAATCCAAGATCTGGTAGGTTTCGAATTAATTATTCCCTCAGACGTTAAGGAAATGAAATTACCCACAGAAGAAGATTTAACATTATTGAGGGATAAGATTGATGCTGAAGGATACTTCCTGAAGCGGCAAGTTAAAAAGTAG
- the cotE gene encoding outer spore coat protein CotE, whose translation MGGTMMNEALGSEDRNIGFPRESFREIITKAVCGTGRKSIRYTNQFNPPGEIVPSQILGCSVTELKLYEPEVKDNSTQQIILGVGGVFEVHVWYAFNNGKETDVLRCPIDFEESIPLEDYDCQNANFVDARVKVDKNPVVVESLINGDDQIQLATELDISVEVSGETKLLVQVHISESD comes from the coding sequence ATGGGAGGGACAATGATGAATGAGGCGTTAGGATCTGAAGATAGAAACATAGGTTTTCCCAGGGAATCCTTTCGTGAGATTATCACTAAAGCTGTATGCGGAACGGGCAGAAAGTCAATACGATATACCAACCAGTTTAATCCGCCCGGGGAAATCGTACCAAGCCAGATTCTCGGTTGTTCGGTTACTGAATTAAAACTGTACGAACCTGAGGTGAAAGATAACAGTACACAGCAAATTATCCTTGGTGTAGGAGGAGTTTTTGAAGTACACGTCTGGTATGCGTTTAACAACGGCAAAGAAACGGACGTGCTTAGATGTCCAATCGATTTTGAAGAGTCTATACCCTTGGAAGATTATGATTGTCAAAATGCCAATTTCGTGGATGCTAGGGTTAAAGTAGATAAAAACCCGGTTGTCGTAGAATCGTTAATTAATGGGGACGATCAGATTCAGTTGGCAACAGAACTGGATATTTCAGTTGAAGTGTCCGGCGAAACCAAATTGTTAGTGCAGGTGCATATATCTGAGAGTGATTAG